One region of Streptococcus salivarius genomic DNA includes:
- a CDS encoding endonuclease/exonuclease/phosphatase family protein yields MKFLTLNTHSWMEEDAEGKFQTLKEQILKAQYDIICFQEVNQEIETSVVDMDAYYHALPSATPIHQDHFVRLLVEKLAEEGLQYHWTWAYNHIGYDHLNEGVAVLSRQPLTASEILVSDVDDPTDYHTRRVAVAETTVDGREVAVASVHLSWWDKGFQEEWARIEERFKAIGKPLILAGDFNNPAGREGHQAILASSLNLQDSFEVAKETTGSYTVGPGIDGWKGNEEPLRIDYVFVSQDWTVERLSVIFDGHNQPLVSDHYGLEAELTFK; encoded by the coding sequence ATGAAATTTCTAACTTTAAATACTCACAGTTGGATGGAAGAAGATGCAGAAGGAAAATTCCAAACCTTAAAGGAACAGATCCTAAAGGCTCAGTATGATATTATTTGCTTCCAGGAAGTTAACCAAGAAATAGAGACTTCTGTTGTAGACATGGATGCTTACTATCATGCACTTCCATCAGCAACACCAATCCACCAAGATCACTTTGTCCGTCTTCTTGTGGAAAAGTTGGCTGAAGAAGGTCTTCAATACCATTGGACTTGGGCCTATAATCACATTGGTTATGATCACCTTAATGAGGGGGTTGCCGTCTTGTCACGTCAACCATTGACAGCTAGCGAAATCTTGGTTTCAGATGTTGATGATCCAACTGACTACCATACACGCCGTGTAGCAGTTGCTGAAACTACTGTAGATGGCCGAGAAGTTGCTGTTGCTAGTGTTCACCTTTCATGGTGGGACAAAGGTTTCCAAGAAGAGTGGGCACGTATTGAGGAACGTTTCAAAGCTATTGGGAAACCGCTCATCCTAGCAGGTGACTTTAATAACCCAGCAGGTCGCGAAGGGCATCAAGCCATCTTGGCTAGCTCGCTCAATCTTCAAGATAGTTTTGAAGTAGCTAAAGAAACAACTGGTAGCTATACAGTTGGACCAGGTATCGATGGTTGGAAGGGCAATGAAGAGCCTTTACGTATCGATTATGTCTTTGTTAGCCAAGATTGGACAGTAGAGCGCCTTAGTGTGATTTTTGACGGCCATAATCAACCTTTGGTAAGTGACCACTACGGTCTTGAAGCAGAATTAACATTTAAGTAG
- a CDS encoding glucose-6-phosphate isomerase — MAHITFDYSKVLDKFVAPHEVDNLQAQVTVADEMIRKGTGPGADFLGWRDLPENYDREEFDRILKAAEKIKEESDVLVVIGIGGSYLGAKAAIDFLNHHFANLQTKEERKAPQIVYAGNSISSTYLADLLEYVEDKDFSVNVISKSGTTTEPAIAFRVFKELLVKKYGQEEANKRIYATTDRQKGAVKVEADANGWETFVVPDDIGGRFSVLTAVGLLPIAASGADIKALMEGANAARKEYSSSKISENEAYQYAALRNILYRKGYTTEILANYEPSLQYFSEWWKQLAGESEGKDQRGIYPTSANFSTDLHSLGQFIQEGTRNLFETVVRVEKPRKNVIIPELEEDLDGLGYLQGKDVDFVNKKATDGVLLAHTDGDVPNMFITLPEQDAFTLGYIIYFFEIAIALSGYLNAINPFDQPGVEAYKKNMFALLGKPGFEELGAELNARL; from the coding sequence ATGGCTCATATTACATTTGATTATTCAAAAGTTTTGGATAAATTTGTAGCACCACACGAAGTGGACAACCTTCAAGCACAAGTAACAGTAGCAGACGAAATGATTCGCAAAGGAACTGGCCCAGGGGCAGACTTCCTTGGATGGCGTGACCTTCCAGAAAACTACGATCGTGAAGAATTTGATCGTATCTTGAAAGCTGCTGAAAAAATCAAAGAAGAAAGCGATGTTTTGGTTGTTATCGGTATCGGTGGTTCTTACCTTGGTGCCAAAGCAGCCATTGACTTCTTGAATCATCACTTTGCTAACCTTCAAACAAAAGAAGAACGCAAAGCTCCACAAATCGTTTACGCTGGTAACTCAATTTCATCAACTTATCTTGCAGACTTGCTTGAGTATGTTGAGGATAAAGACTTCTCAGTTAACGTTATCTCTAAATCAGGTACAACAACTGAACCAGCTATCGCTTTCCGTGTTTTCAAGGAACTCCTTGTTAAGAAATACGGTCAAGAAGAAGCAAACAAACGTATCTACGCAACAACTGACCGCCAAAAAGGTGCCGTTAAAGTTGAAGCAGATGCTAATGGTTGGGAAACTTTCGTTGTTCCAGATGACATCGGTGGACGTTTCTCAGTATTGACAGCTGTAGGTCTCTTGCCAATCGCAGCTTCAGGTGCTGATATCAAAGCCCTTATGGAAGGTGCTAACGCTGCACGTAAAGAGTATTCTTCATCTAAAATCTCTGAAAACGAAGCTTACCAATACGCTGCACTTCGTAACATCCTTTACCGTAAAGGTTACACAACTGAAATCTTGGCTAATTACGAACCATCACTTCAATACTTCTCAGAATGGTGGAAACAATTGGCTGGTGAATCTGAAGGTAAAGACCAAAGAGGTATCTACCCAACATCAGCAAACTTCTCAACAGACTTGCACTCTCTTGGACAATTTATCCAAGAAGGTACACGTAACCTCTTTGAGACAGTTGTTCGTGTGGAAAAACCACGTAAGAACGTGATTATCCCTGAATTGGAAGAAGACCTTGATGGACTTGGTTACCTCCAAGGTAAAGATGTTGACTTTGTTAACAAAAAAGCAACAGACGGTGTTCTTCTTGCACACACAGATGGTGATGTACCAAACATGTTCATCACTCTTCCTGAACAAGATGCCTTTACATTGGGTTACATCATCTACTTCTTTGAAATTGCTATCGCCCTTTCAGGTTATTTGAATGCTATCAACCCATTCGACCAACCAGGTGTAGAAGCATATAAGAAAAACATGTTCGCCCTTCTTGGTAAACCAGGATTTGAAGAACTTGGAGCAGAACTTAACGCTCGCTTGTAA
- a CDS encoding helix-turn-helix domain-containing protein, whose translation MIGPVEMGALLKKIRLSKNLTLKELASDYLSVSFLSKFERGESDISLSRFFLLLDKLDVSIEEFYGILSQDNPTHTEKLLESASKAYYQNDSLSLQKYAGEERHKFELTQDKSFLYNSIMLESFLASVSNKEVDAKKVRELTDYLFSIEQWGKRELIILGNSMSFISTQTLNVLTKEIVYRTRLFGNSDSNQRIRISLLINAASEFLRRDELDLAKYYLDLVNDSGIPEVLLYERHELIFVMGSYLIKSGEVAEGRNLIEGCIETLRTLGAEKLLLAKESEYQELLNSTI comes from the coding sequence ATGATTGGACCTGTGGAAATGGGTGCTTTGTTGAAAAAAATTCGTTTATCAAAGAATTTGACATTGAAAGAACTTGCTAGTGATTATTTATCAGTATCTTTCCTATCAAAATTTGAACGTGGGGAATCTGATATCTCATTATCTAGATTTTTTCTTTTGTTAGATAAATTGGATGTCAGTATTGAAGAATTCTATGGTATTTTATCTCAAGATAATCCAACTCATACTGAAAAGTTATTAGAAAGTGCTAGTAAGGCTTATTATCAAAACGATAGTTTATCGTTACAGAAGTACGCTGGAGAAGAGCGTCATAAATTTGAGCTCACACAAGACAAATCATTTCTCTATAACAGTATTATGCTAGAATCTTTTTTGGCAAGTGTTTCAAATAAAGAGGTTGATGCAAAGAAGGTAAGGGAATTAACAGACTATCTTTTTAGCATTGAACAATGGGGAAAAAGAGAGTTAATCATATTAGGAAATAGTATGTCGTTTATTTCCACCCAGACACTTAATGTTTTGACCAAGGAGATTGTGTATAGAACTAGACTTTTTGGAAATAGCGACTCAAATCAAAGAATCCGAATTAGTCTTCTTATTAATGCAGCTTCTGAATTTTTACGACGTGATGAATTAGATTTAGCGAAATACTATTTAGATTTAGTCAATGATAGTGGAATTCCTGAGGTCCTCTTATATGAAAGACATGAGTTGATATTTGTAATGGGGTCTTACTTGATAAAGTCGGGTGAAGTTGCTGAAGGGAGAAATCTAATTGAGGGCTGTATAGAAACTCTTAGGACTTTAGGTGCGGAAAAGTTATTGCTTGCTAAGGAATCAGAGTATCAAGAGTTGTTAAATTCCACTATATGA
- a CDS encoding ATP-binding cassette domain-containing protein, which yields MRTYILKYKYDNLVHILLLALNAAIFVSASVTLALMTNQLVSKRIQSFLALLGLEVGLYIIYLVLNYIIAVHQTKLIQKMTLSIRQSYLSKIIHHSFSEFRKSDIGEHLSVLNNDIQLIESNGFTSIYTLCSTVFTTLFSIIALLSYDVRIVLLAIFLTLCLTYLPKPFTNKMQKSMEIFSKANEELVSGISDQLYGYADVYYASRKQIFLRQVRSIVEKYIVQKIIFTKRKTSTETLMALFSVIAQMLILLLTGLLIIFGNITVGTIASVGQISGNIFNSLSTINQLQVTIKSVDPILRKFHDFPEGPKTCIATIQDVRFENVSYHFGDKAIFEGFTQTFKKGGKYAITGCSGSGKSTLLNIFLGNLKDYEGKILFGKLESKEIDENSIVSECAYVGSQTHIYNDTLRNNLTLWNEAITDTQIKKVLERVNLLSFLNRIDEQVSDGSFSEGQKQRIGLIRAFLKGCSVVIFDEATANLDHNNATRIEHLLLSDPNITYITVTHHLIKENEPYFDKIIRLGEGTE from the coding sequence ATGAGAACCTATATTCTTAAATACAAGTATGACAACTTAGTTCATATCTTACTGTTAGCACTGAATGCTGCTATTTTCGTGAGTGCCTCGGTAACCTTAGCTTTAATGACGAATCAGCTGGTATCTAAGCGAATCCAATCTTTTTTAGCTCTGTTAGGTCTAGAGGTAGGTCTTTACATTATTTATTTAGTTTTGAATTATATTATTGCGGTACATCAAACAAAATTAATCCAAAAAATGACTTTGTCTATTCGTCAGTCTTATCTTAGTAAAATTATTCACCATTCTTTTAGTGAATTCAGAAAGAGTGATATTGGAGAGCATCTCTCAGTATTAAATAATGATATCCAATTGATTGAATCAAATGGTTTTACAAGTATTTATACTCTTTGTTCAACAGTATTCACCACTTTGTTTTCAATTATTGCCTTATTAAGTTATGATGTAAGGATTGTTCTTCTAGCCATTTTTTTGACTTTATGTCTGACTTATCTTCCCAAACCATTTACCAATAAAATGCAGAAATCAATGGAGATATTTTCCAAAGCGAATGAGGAGCTTGTTTCTGGAATAAGCGATCAGTTGTATGGATATGCGGATGTTTATTACGCCAGTCGTAAACAGATATTTCTTAGACAAGTGAGGTCCATTGTTGAGAAATATATTGTACAAAAAATTATTTTTACAAAAAGAAAGACTAGCACTGAGACGCTGATGGCTTTATTTTCAGTTATCGCCCAGATGTTGATACTTCTTCTAACTGGTTTGTTAATTATTTTTGGAAATATTACTGTTGGAACCATTGCCTCGGTAGGACAGATATCAGGTAATATTTTTAACTCTCTATCCACTATTAATCAGCTGCAAGTGACCATTAAGTCTGTCGATCCTATCTTAAGAAAATTTCACGATTTTCCAGAGGGTCCAAAGACTTGCATAGCGACTATTCAGGATGTTCGCTTTGAGAATGTAAGTTATCATTTTGGAGATAAGGCTATTTTTGAGGGATTCACCCAAACCTTTAAAAAAGGAGGCAAGTATGCTATTACTGGATGCTCAGGTAGTGGGAAGTCAACCCTGCTTAATATATTCCTAGGTAATCTTAAAGATTACGAGGGAAAAATCTTGTTTGGAAAATTGGAGTCAAAAGAGATTGATGAGAACTCAATCGTGTCTGAATGTGCCTATGTTGGGAGTCAAACTCATATCTATAATGATACCTTGAGGAACAATCTAACCCTTTGGAATGAAGCTATTACTGATACACAAATCAAGAAAGTTCTTGAAAGAGTTAATCTTTTATCTTTCTTAAACCGTATAGATGAGCAAGTAAGCGACGGTAGCTTTTCGGAGGGCCAAAAACAAAGAATAGGCCTGATAAGAGCATTTTTAAAAGGATGTTCTGTTGTGATTTTTGATGAAGCTACTGCAAATCTTGACCATAATAATGCTACTCGTATTGAGCACCTATTATTAAGTGATCCTAATATCACTTATATCACGGTTACCCACCATCTTATAAAGGAAAATGAACCATATTTTGATAAGATTATTCGTTTGGGAGAGGGGACTGAGTAA
- a CDS encoding YebC/PmpR family DNA-binding transcriptional regulator has protein sequence MGRKWANIVAKKTAKDGANSKVYAKFGVEIYVAAKQGEPDPESNSALKFVLERAKQAQVPKHVIDKAIDKAKGNTDETFVEGRYEGFGPNGSMIIVDTLTSNVNRTAANVRTAFGKNGGNMGASGSVSYMFDKKGVIVFAGEDADAIFEQLLEADVEVEDVEAEDGTITVYTEPTDLHKALEALRANGQEEFQVTELEMIPQTEVTLEGEDLEVFEGLIDALEADDDVQKVYHNVADM, from the coding sequence ATGGGACGTAAATGGGCTAATATCGTTGCTAAGAAAACTGCTAAAGATGGTGCAAACTCTAAGGTTTACGCTAAGTTTGGTGTTGAGATCTATGTAGCTGCTAAACAAGGTGAACCAGATCCAGAATCAAACTCAGCTTTGAAATTTGTTTTGGAGCGTGCTAAACAAGCGCAAGTGCCAAAACACGTTATTGATAAGGCCATTGATAAGGCTAAAGGTAACACTGATGAAACTTTCGTTGAAGGACGTTATGAAGGTTTTGGACCAAATGGTTCTATGATTATCGTAGATACTTTGACTTCAAACGTTAACCGTACAGCTGCTAACGTACGTACTGCCTTTGGTAAAAATGGTGGTAACATGGGTGCTTCAGGTTCTGTTTCATACATGTTTGATAAAAAAGGTGTTATCGTTTTTGCAGGCGAAGATGCAGATGCAATCTTTGAACAATTGCTTGAAGCAGATGTAGAAGTTGAAGATGTAGAAGCAGAAGATGGTACTATCACTGTTTATACTGAGCCAACAGATCTTCACAAAGCTTTGGAAGCTCTCCGTGCTAACGGACAAGAAGAGTTCCAAGTGACTGAACTTGAAATGATTCCACAAACTGAGGTTACTCTTGAAGGTGAAGACCTTGAAGTTTTCGAAGGACTTATTGATGCGCTTGAAGCAGACGATGATGTTCAAAAGGTATATCACAACGTAGCAGATATGTAG
- a CDS encoding preprotein translocase subunit YajC produces MNMMLVLAIYVVAIVAYVAFSRRRQAKAQEDRFAGLAKGAEVETIGGLIAIVDEIDKENNRIVLDAEGVFLTFDLSRSIMKVITPAPTTETAETTEKTIIEEDSAIESADEK; encoded by the coding sequence ATGAATATGATGCTAGTTTTGGCCATTTATGTGGTCGCAATTGTTGCTTATGTAGCTTTCAGCCGTCGTCGCCAAGCAAAGGCACAGGAAGATCGTTTTGCAGGCCTTGCGAAGGGTGCTGAGGTTGAAACAATCGGTGGTTTGATTGCTATTGTTGATGAGATTGACAAAGAGAATAACCGTATCGTTTTGGATGCAGAAGGTGTCTTCTTGACCTTTGATTTGAGTCGTTCAATCATGAAAGTAATCACACCAGCACCAACTACAGAAACAGCAGAAACAACTGAAAAGACAATTATCGAAGAAGATTCAGCAATTGAATCTGCTGATGAAAAGTAA
- a CDS encoding isoprenyl transferase has translation MFKFRKKSHQEVLDNIPNHIGIIMDGNGRWAKKRLQPRVMGHKAGMDALQKVTIEASQLGVKVLTVYAFSTENWSRPQDEVKFIMNLPVEFFNKYVPELDKNNVRILTIGDNSRLPKETLDALEKAVEQTKHNSGLVLNFALNYGGRAEIVSAVQAIAKEVEAGKLSPEAIDEDLIAKHLMTDKLPYLYRDPDLIIRTSGELRLSNFLPWQSAYSEFYFTDVFWPDFDQQGLRQAISDYNKRHRRFGGV, from the coding sequence ATGTTTAAATTTAGAAAAAAATCTCATCAAGAGGTTCTAGACAATATTCCCAACCATATCGGTATTATTATGGATGGAAATGGTCGTTGGGCTAAAAAACGTCTACAACCACGTGTGATGGGGCATAAGGCTGGGATGGACGCCTTGCAAAAGGTAACTATCGAAGCGTCACAACTTGGAGTTAAGGTATTGACAGTATATGCCTTCTCAACTGAAAACTGGTCACGCCCACAAGATGAAGTGAAATTCATCATGAATTTACCAGTTGAATTTTTTAACAAGTATGTACCAGAATTAGACAAAAACAATGTTCGTATTTTGACAATCGGAGATAACAGTCGTCTGCCTAAGGAAACCTTAGATGCTCTTGAAAAGGCAGTTGAGCAGACAAAACATAATTCCGGTTTGGTTCTCAACTTTGCACTGAACTATGGTGGTCGTGCGGAGATTGTATCTGCAGTTCAAGCGATTGCTAAAGAGGTTGAAGCAGGCAAACTCAGTCCTGAAGCTATTGATGAAGATCTCATTGCTAAGCATTTGATGACAGATAAATTGCCTTACCTCTACCGTGATCCAGATTTGATTATCCGTACGAGTGGCGAGCTTCGTCTTAGTAATTTCTTGCCTTGGCAATCTGCCTATAGTGAGTTTTACTTCACAGATGTTTTCTGGCCAGACTTTGACCAACAAGGGCTACGTCAAGCCATCTCTGACTACAATAAACGTCACCGTCGCTTCGGTGGTGTCTAG
- a CDS encoding phosphatidate cytidylyltransferase has protein sequence MQERLIGGGVAAAIFLPLLFIGGLPFQLLVGAMAMVAVSEMLRMKHLEIFSIEGILSMVAAFILAVPIDQYFISLPTNASVTGFAVISFLILAGTVLNSDHYSFDDAAYPIASAFYVGFGFQNLIAARLDSWEKVLFALFIIWATDIGAYLFGRQFGQNKLLPKVSPNKTIEGSVGGILSAIIVALIFGLINHGVYAPHNFFWLLICTILFSIFGQFGDLVESAIKRHFGVKDSGNLIPGHGGVLDRCDSWIFVFPIMHFLGLF, from the coding sequence ATGCAAGAACGTTTAATTGGTGGGGGTGTGGCAGCAGCCATTTTCCTCCCATTGCTCTTTATCGGTGGTCTTCCTTTCCAACTTTTGGTTGGAGCCATGGCCATGGTTGCAGTGTCTGAGATGCTTCGCATGAAGCACTTGGAGATTTTCTCTATCGAGGGTATTTTATCAATGGTGGCAGCTTTTATCTTGGCTGTGCCGATTGATCAGTATTTTATCAGTCTTCCAACAAATGCTAGTGTGACAGGTTTCGCTGTTATTTCATTTTTGATTCTAGCGGGGACTGTCCTTAATAGCGACCATTATTCTTTTGATGATGCAGCTTATCCAATCGCATCTGCCTTTTATGTTGGTTTTGGTTTCCAAAATCTCATTGCGGCACGTTTGGATAGTTGGGAAAAAGTTCTCTTTGCCCTTTTTATTATTTGGGCAACAGATATTGGAGCTTACCTTTTTGGTCGTCAATTTGGTCAGAATAAGCTATTGCCAAAAGTATCACCAAATAAGACTATTGAGGGTAGTGTCGGTGGTATCTTATCCGCAATCATTGTGGCTCTTATCTTTGGTTTGATTAACCACGGCGTTTATGCCCCTCATAACTTCTTCTGGTTGCTTATCTGTACGATTCTCTTTAGTATCTTTGGTCAATTTGGTGATTTGGTTGAATCAGCTATTAAACGTCACTTTGGCGTTAAAGACTCAGGCAATCTCATTCCTGGACACGGTGGTGTTTTGGACCGTTGCGATAGCTGGATCTTCGTTTTCCCAATCATGCACTTCCTAGGACTTTTTTAA
- the rseP gene encoding RIP metalloprotease RseP, whose protein sequence is MKAIITFLLIFCVIVVFHEFGHFFFAKRSGILVREFAIGMGPKIFAHTGKDGTVYTIRILPLGGYVRMAGWGEDTTEIKTGSPASLTIGSDGKVRRINLSDRQVDQTALPMNVTAYDLEDKLTITGLVLDETKTYEVDHDATIVEEDGTELRIAPKDVQYQNASIWGRLITNFAGPMNNFILGVLVFIILAFVQGGVQDISTNRIQVADGGAAQVAGLKNGDAIEAINKDKVTDWDSLKEALTENTQKFSKGDSLSVTVKRSNGQEETISVKPQENQGSYFLGVSPALKTSLKDKIFGGFQMAWEGAFKILVALKGLITNFSLNKLGGPVAMFQMSAQASENGLISILNLMGMLSINLGIFNLIPIPALDGGKIVMNIIEAIRRKPLNQEIESYITLAGVAIMVVLMIAVTWNDIMRAFF, encoded by the coding sequence ATGAAAGCTATTATTACCTTTTTACTGATTTTCTGTGTGATTGTCGTCTTCCATGAGTTTGGTCATTTCTTTTTCGCCAAACGCTCAGGAATTTTGGTTCGTGAATTTGCCATTGGTATGGGACCGAAAATTTTTGCACATACAGGTAAGGATGGTACCGTTTATACTATCCGTATCCTCCCTTTGGGTGGTTATGTCCGTATGGCTGGTTGGGGTGAAGATACAACTGAGATTAAAACAGGTAGCCCTGCCAGTCTAACGATTGGATCAGATGGTAAGGTAAGACGTATCAACCTTTCGGATCGCCAGGTTGACCAGACGGCTTTGCCTATGAACGTCACTGCCTATGATTTGGAAGATAAGTTAACCATTACAGGTCTAGTCCTAGATGAGACCAAGACCTATGAGGTTGATCATGATGCCACTATCGTTGAGGAGGATGGTACAGAACTTCGTATCGCTCCTAAGGATGTCCAATATCAAAATGCAAGCATTTGGGGACGTTTAATTACCAACTTTGCTGGTCCTATGAATAACTTCATTCTTGGGGTGCTTGTCTTTATTATCTTAGCCTTTGTTCAAGGTGGTGTTCAAGATATATCGACCAACCGTATCCAGGTAGCCGATGGAGGCGCTGCTCAGGTGGCAGGATTGAAAAATGGTGATGCCATCGAGGCTATCAATAAGGACAAGGTTACTGATTGGGACAGCTTGAAGGAAGCATTGACAGAGAATACCCAAAAATTCTCCAAAGGTGACAGCCTTTCTGTGACAGTTAAGAGAAGTAACGGTCAGGAAGAAACAATCTCTGTTAAACCTCAGGAGAACCAAGGTAGCTATTTTTTGGGTGTTTCTCCTGCTTTAAAAACAAGTCTTAAAGATAAGATTTTTGGTGGTTTCCAAATGGCTTGGGAAGGGGCCTTCAAAATTCTCGTAGCACTTAAGGGGCTTATCACCAACTTTAGTTTGAATAAACTTGGTGGACCGGTTGCTATGTTCCAGATGTCTGCCCAGGCTTCAGAAAATGGCTTGATTTCCATTCTTAACCTTATGGGGATGCTCTCAATTAACTTGGGAATTTTCAATCTTATCCCAATTCCAGCCCTTGACGGTGGAAAAATTGTTATGAATATTATTGAAGCCATTCGTCGTAAACCACTTAATCAAGAAATTGAAAGCTATATTACACTTGCAGGTGTTGCTATCATGGTTGTTCTTATGATTGCAGTCACTTGGAATGATATTATGCGTGCTTTCTTTTAA
- a CDS encoding proline--tRNA ligase, with product MKQSKMLIPTLREMPSDAQVISHALMVRAGYVRQVSAGIYAYMPLANRAIEKFKTIMREEFEKIGAVEMLAPALLTADLWRESGRYETYGEDLYKLKNRDKSDFILGPTHEETFTALVRDAVKSYKQLPLNLYQIQSKYRDEKRPRNGLLRTREFIMKDAYSFHQNYEDLDVTYEDYRKAYEAIFTRAGLEFKGIIGDGGAMGGKDSQEFMAVTPERTDLNRWVVLDKSIASLDEIPEDVMEEIKKELTSWLVSGEDTIAYSTESSYAANLEMATNAYTPATKVVTQEEVTRVETPDCKSIDEVAAFLNVPEEQTVKTLLFIADDEPVVALLVGNDQVNDVKLKNYLAADFLEPATEDEARQVFGANFGSLGPVNLPENVRIVADRKVQDVANAVVGANEDGYHLTGVNPERDFKAEYVDIREVKEGEISPDGQGVLQFARGIEIGHIFKLGTRYSESMGANVLDENGRAVPIIMGCYGIGVSRILSAVIEQHARLFVNKTPKGQYRYAWGINFPKELAPYDVHLITVNTKDEEANALTERLEAALMAEGYDVLTDDRNERVGSKFSDSDLIGLPIRVTVGKKASEGVVEVKIKATGDTIEVNADNLIETLAILTTEQDA from the coding sequence ATGAAACAAAGTAAAATGTTGATTCCAACACTTCGTGAAATGCCAAGTGATGCTCAAGTTATCAGTCATGCCCTTATGGTACGTGCGGGTTACGTGCGTCAGGTTTCTGCTGGTATTTATGCTTATATGCCATTGGCAAATCGTGCTATCGAGAAATTCAAAACCATCATGCGTGAGGAGTTTGAAAAAATCGGTGCGGTTGAAATGTTGGCGCCAGCGCTTTTGACAGCAGATTTGTGGCGTGAGTCAGGCCGTTATGAAACTTACGGTGAAGACCTTTATAAACTTAAAAACCGTGATAAATCTGACTTTATCCTCGGTCCAACTCACGAAGAAACGTTTACAGCCTTGGTTCGTGATGCGGTTAAATCATACAAACAATTGCCACTTAATCTCTACCAAATCCAATCAAAATACCGTGATGAAAAACGTCCTCGTAACGGTCTTCTTCGTACACGTGAATTTATCATGAAGGATGCTTATAGTTTCCACCAAAACTATGAAGATTTGGATGTCACTTATGAAGACTACCGTAAAGCTTATGAGGCTATCTTTACACGTGCTGGCCTTGAATTTAAGGGTATCATCGGTGATGGTGGTGCCATGGGTGGTAAGGATTCTCAAGAATTCATGGCGGTTACTCCTGAGCGTACAGATCTCAACCGTTGGGTAGTTCTTGACAAGTCAATTGCTTCATTGGATGAGATTCCAGAAGATGTCATGGAAGAAATCAAGAAAGAATTGACATCATGGTTGGTATCTGGTGAAGACACAATTGCCTACTCTACAGAGTCAAGCTATGCAGCTAACCTTGAGATGGCAACAAATGCCTACACACCAGCGACTAAGGTTGTGACTCAAGAAGAAGTGACTCGTGTTGAAACACCAGATTGCAAGTCAATTGATGAAGTTGCTGCTTTCTTGAATGTTCCAGAAGAACAAACCGTCAAGACTTTGCTTTTCATTGCTGATGATGAACCAGTGGTGGCTCTTCTTGTCGGTAATGATCAGGTTAACGATGTGAAGTTGAAAAACTACCTTGCTGCTGATTTCCTTGAACCAGCTACAGAAGATGAAGCACGTCAAGTCTTTGGCGCTAACTTCGGTTCTCTTGGTCCAGTTAACCTTCCTGAAAATGTTCGTATCGTTGCGGACCGTAAGGTTCAAGATGTGGCTAATGCGGTCGTTGGAGCTAATGAAGATGGTTACCACTTGACAGGGGTTAACCCAGAGCGCGACTTCAAGGCAGAATACGTGGATATTCGTGAAGTTAAAGAGGGTGAAATTTCACCAGATGGTCAAGGTGTCCTTCAGTTTGCGCGTGGTATCGAGATTGGTCATATCTTTAAACTTGGGACACGTTACTCTGAAAGTATGGGTGCTAATGTTCTTGATGAAAATGGCCGTGCTGTTCCAATTATCATGGGATGTTACGGTATCGGTGTTAGCCGTATCTTGTCAGCTGTAATCGAACAACATGCACGTCTCTTTGTTAACAAGACACCAAAAGGTCAGTACCGCTATGCATGGGGAATTAACTTCCCTAAAGAATTGGCTCCGTATGATGTTCACTTGATTACAGTTAACACTAAGGATGAGGAAGCCAATGCTTTGACAGAACGTTTAGAAGCTGCTCTTATGGCTGAAGGCTATGATGTCTTGACAGATGATCGTAATGAGCGTGTTGGTTCTAAATTCTCTGACAGTGACCTTATCGGACTTCCAATTCGTGTGACAGTTGGTAAAAAAGCCAGCGAAGGTGTTGTCGAAGTTAAAATCAAGGCAACTGGTGATACTATTGAAGTTAATGCCGATAACTTGATTGAAACACTTGCTATCTTAACAACCGAACAAGATGCTTAA